A region of the Ctenopharyngodon idella isolate HZGC_01 chromosome 2, HZGC01, whole genome shotgun sequence genome:
tgtattttgcaCAAAATTGTTAAACACTAAAAAAGTGTTTGTTGTTCTTAATGATCCAAATGAACAAATACATCAACTTTGAGATTACATGGATATATTTTCACACTGCAGCCCAACAGTAGCCTGCCTTCTTTCGCAAACATATTTATCAACTAATGATTAACAAAATTCCACATTGAACACTTGAACTGAGCGTGTCTACACACATACATAGTTTCTTCTTTTATAAAAGCACAGTCTTTACATTTTGTGAGTATAAAACACCAAAAAATGTgcttgatatatatttttggagTGCTGGCCATAACAAGTGGAGTTTTTAGCCAAGAAGACACAACAACCGTACTGCCAGAGGTTCGAGGTAAGCTTTATTTGTTCAGAAACACACTTGTTCTCTCTCCTGCAGACACAAGCGTGTTGGATCTGTCCAAGCCTGTCTCTTTTCCTCCTCACCTCCCTCAATAGAAGTGTTTGTAGCCGTGGGTTCATCTGTGAAGATCCCGTGCGCTGACGGAGAGGGAAAAGGGGTGGAGTGGAGATTCAACAGCTCAGTGCTCGTCTCAAGCCCTGTTCTCTCCATACAGAACACGAGTCTGAAGGACCGAGGCTTCTACACCTGCCACCTACCAAATGGAAACCTCATACAAACAGTATCTCTAAATGTGGGATGTAGGTTGATGCTTATTTCCCTTTATTTAAAGGAAGTCTGCTAAAAATGTCTCAGTATCCCAGAGAGCTTAAACTGAAATTACATTGAAATTTCATTCTGTTTGCTCTATTTAGATCCGCCTTCTCCTCCGAATGTGCATTGTTGGTCTCCAAGTTACCCTAAAAGAGCAATATGTTCCTGGACACTGACTCCAGATCCCATACTTCCAACACATTATATTACTACATACAGGTATCTGTATATTAAAATGCATCGGTACAATACAAAGTTtgaattgtatatatatatatattttatgattttaaaatctaGTATAATAGTTCAGAATATTTGCTTCTGAATTTAAATGCAGGAGCTTCTCAGAGCCACTCTCAAGTGCCCGTCAGTGTCAGAAATGGGCAGCAGGAGACAGGCAGTGTACGCTGGAGGAACTGGAGATCTTCGCCAGAGAACCGTCTCTTCTCAACATCACAGCTGTTAATGCTCTGGGAAGCACAACATACGTATGGCCATTTATTTTTGAGCAGATAGGTGAGATTTTCATTGTACAATTCCATTTATTCCACTggtctgtatttttatttttaaatattatataggGTAATCAATCAATATGGagtaaaaaatctgaaaaaaatattcatgcACATAAATATTTACAGCAGCTTGTGAAAGtattcaaatgtaattttttttcacattttgtaataaatttgcaaagttgTCACAGATCTGTTTCTTGCTTTGTCATTATGACGTATGGAGTATAGATTGATGTggaaaaaagtcatttaaagtAGTTTAACGTAAGGCAGAAACAACAAAATGTGGATAAATGAAGGGGTTTGAACACTTTTGCAAGTCACTGTACCTTAGTCTACGTCACTACAGAAAATGCTTTTGCTGCTTATCAATGTTCACATCTGGATGCCTAGGCCATGAATGAGTGTTTTAATTCTTGTCTGTGGTTGTGTTGTAGTGAAACCCGATCCTCCGGTGAATGTGAGCGTAATGGTAATGCCAGGCAGGAAGCTGTCAGTGCAGTGGGCTCCTCCACCCACCTGGCCGGACCCCGTCAACTTTCTCCTGAAATACACAGTCAAATTCCACTGGGGCAAACCTGAGATGGCCAGAACTGTGAGTGTCCTGTGTCTACAATCACAGCTGTGAAGCACCAACAGAACAATTAAAcagtatttatacattttatttttttattctctgtTTTCTAGCTTGGCCCGTACGAGTCTAACAAAATGATTCTGAGTGGACTGGTGGCTGGAAGGACTTATTACATCCAAATATCTGCGAAGGACTTCCTGGATGACGGGCGGAGCAGTGACTGGAGTGCACCGATACGAGCCACTATACCCATCAACTGACACGACGAATCACTACATCAACCAGAGGAGCTGTGTTTAGATGTTTATTACTGGTACCAGAAGGGTAACTGTTTATAACGGCAATGATAACCAACATGTGCAGAATGTCATTAATCTGAAAAATATGGTAGCTCCACCTGCAAATAATCACAAAGCTTGAAAGCATTTCAAGAGCTCTTATCTGAACTTTATTTCTGGTTTGTGAAACAATAAAATCACACTTTATCAagcagcaaaagaaaaacacaaattaatgacAGTTCTGACTTAGAAAAAGTTTCATTTGAAAATCACttgattgtttttaataaaataatgttttaaaagaatttaAGTATATTGGTGTTTTACCAATCGAATCTTCTATTATAAATGGTGTTTTgttgtattatttatacactattatagtatttagtaatattttcaattaggttgatatttttattttaaggttaGTTTACGTTTAGATTTTTGTTGGtctaagtttttatttttattttttaatatttatatttagctttaatacatttttagctTTAGTCATTTTAGCACTTtgacttaaacttatttcagttagttgcaaaggcaacattttgtattttcatttaagtttgttAAGGTTAtggtttttcatctaatatttatattttattagattgttatttatttaaatttaaaaatatatttttaattgttttagttttcattaacaataacaattatTATGAGCCCATTCAGAAAATAattaaaggaattaaataatCCACATGAACTGAAATTGCATGAGGAAAAACAACTGGTTTGACCAGTTCAAAACTTCTCATGTTAGAGAGAAGGAAGGTtttgaatgagagagagaaggatGAGACACTTTTTTTGTggctaataaaataaatctctttgtagaaaatattatcacaatatgTTTTTTCCCATATCAGTTGGTATtgatatttattacaatattcaTTTAGCATTAATTGGGAAGGAAATGTTTTCCACATATTTgatagtatggaagcttgtttccaccactaaataaaaaaataaaaaagataattacaactttttatctcacaattctgactttatttctcaaacTGCGAGATTTAAATTtgtaattgcaagttataaagtcagaattgcgagttataaagcaattcaaacttttttcttgcaattgcatgtttttatcatgcaattctggctttttttaacttgcaattgtgaaaaaaaaagtcgcaattaccttttttattttttagttcatggtggaaacaagcttccatgtgTTAGAATGAATGAAACATTACTTGCTTGTTCACAGTTAAACTCACAGAGTAGCTACCTTTTAATTTAGGGCCCCATGAAATCCATTTATTTTCCCTAAATtctatttcccattcatttatttttctaaattccataaattaatacaaatttatcaTCAAAAATGGTgtctaattaaataaattaataaaactttaacagtttattaatcttttaaaatgtaatcagatgaaaatataacaattaatttacaacaaaacattgcatttttatttttgatcagataagATACTGCACAACAgaactgtaaatattttttaaaaataataatattagtacCATAACTTTAAGAACTACATTTTAGTATacaattgtaatatatttctgtcattatttattcaagttaaaccaaactttaaTTTTGATGGTTTGTCATGAAGATCTTTTCAGCGTGTATTTGACGGTAGTTTTTCTCAGATGAAACGGTAAAAATCTCGTGAAGTCATTCTCAGAagcggctctggagatgaagttcatgtctTCATATATTGAGAAACAGAAGCAGAAAACACAGTGAGCGTCACACTTGTTTGAGTTTGTGTAGCAGACGAAACTACGGCACTCATTCACACCGACACACAGAACATGACTGGCTGTTGTCGagtttatttctgctgtgtgattggctgttagaTTAAACCATGTCCTTTAATATTCATAATCCCCTCATCGCCTCATgttcctgtgtgtttgtgtgttctgatgTCACACGGCGACGGCGAACCTCACAGCAACGCAGCTTGTTAAATAGcgttgtaatgtttgaagcagaTGTCTTATCAAATGTCAgattttaaaattcataaatcGTATCTCATCTTCACACAAAAAGcacagcgctgaaaaggggcagAGCTACAGAAGGTCTATATCGAACATCGCTATCGATACCGTTGATTAATACCGATACCGTTTTATCGCAGATTGTGACTGTTCCTGATACTCCACTTCATTTTTTCCCTTAACATCTAAACAGCCAAATCCTGTTTTTAGCATCGCATGAATTCAGTCTAATACGTCAACAATCAGCGGCGTTACAAACTCAGAATGACGGACACCCAGGGAGAACGACGGAGCGCGAGGCAGGTGTGCCGTCACCTTCTCCGGGCTGTGCGTGCCTGGGCCAGGCTTCCGCATGGCATCGATGGGAATATTGTGACGGCTTTGCATGGAAAAAGAAGGCTGTCTGTTCAAGTAAACACTGGGATCGGTGCTGTTGTAGCGGCCGGGCCCTGGGGTCATGGACAGATCCTCCGACGGACCGCCGGCCGTCCTGCGCGCTGACATGCTGAAGCTGGCGCTGGAGGATTTGTTTGGGACGTGAGAGCCGAAGAGGTTGGGTAAGGTGTAGCTGTTGGGCGCGGGTACGGGATCCACACTGCGGTAGCGCGTGCGGAAGGCCATGGTGTAAGACGGAGGTCTGTGGTGAAAGTTCAAAGGTGGAGCTTTCTCAGGACTGTAGGCTCCCGGTCCAGGAGTCTGGAATGAACCAGCTGGTCAGGAACAGAGAATCAACAACTGCTTAATATGATGACAGAAAAATTATGCTATTTGCAGTACTTTCTAAATACACATTACCaagattcatcagtgcatgtttAAGCCTGGGACACAAAAAACTGTGCTTGAACACACcactttatatacagtatatctttagttggacctctgCACTACTTCcacacaattaaagtgcattaagtacaaaatttgtttaatttagcacactttaagtataccagtttagtataccaaacGTACAACtgcagggtatttttatttagcacataaatatataaatgtatttgtagtaaacttagctcaaaataaatgtatttcaaattgTTTCACTAGGGAATAGTCTATTTTCATCAATCAAATTGGGAAACTGAAACTTGGACTGCAAACTGATATACAAACCGTAAACAAACACTCTTCTTCATTCCAGTTGGCTcatgtttttatgaaaatattcatgaattgaatgctcaggtaagatgatgtaaaattataacagccttctgtctgtaCCGTCTCGACTTTTTTGCTCGCTTTCACTTTTTATTCTCTCATTCGCTAAGATGAACGGCCAATCAGAGTCCTTTCTCTCAACATGCTCAATCTGCCAAAAAACTTGACGGCATCTAACTGGAGCCAGCGGTGCATAACACACTGAAAAAACTAAGCTGGCCaatgttcaaaaacaaataataataataattataattgtaaAGTTTTATATAAATTGCACGTAACCCTAATTTTAGTAAGTTCTGCTGTAAACTGGCTCTTTAGGAGAAAAACTTGACGGCGTCCGTCTAGAGCCACCGGAAAAACTACCGACCGACGCTCAAGAACGTcccgttggcttggtgtgtcccgGCCTTTATTCCAAAAGGAAAAATTTTTCagctaacattaacaattcCTCTTTTTCAACCCCTGCATTCTGGCAATGCCCATTTTCACAATACAACCAATCACAGACGAATCAAATCAAGCCCCGCCTTATTTAATCTCACAGAGTGTAACAGAACCCGCCCACTTTATCAGCAGCCTGGCTTCTGGAAGTacttttcccattcatttttcccataaggatttttaaaaagtctttgttaaagagttataagccatgaaccaaaccaaccagctacagGGAGAATCAAcgttacaaactttgatttgaagcaaaaatttaaaattcgGACTAAAAGACAAAGTCTGTGGCTTTACGAgtgaaagaactacaatcccatgaaacATTGTGAATGacatgaactaatttaaatcaacagataaatatataaactattgATTTAAAGATATTGAttatgtacactctaaaaatgctgggttaaaaacaacccaagttgggtttaaaatggacaaacccagcggttgttttaaatgtttgcccagtgtgctgggtagttttatttaacccaactattgtttaaaaatgactgtatttcttgcttaaaattaaccaaatatatgttggaaattaacatttattaataagtttaataaataataataattcaataaatgtttattaaattgcttattaataaatgttcaccttttgattattattgttgcctctagtaattatgtgtctgatttttaatttccaacctattttgggttcattttatgacagtcatatagtcatttttaaacaatagttgggttgaATAACACAGGTTGgtcaaatatttaacccaaatgctgggtcaaaacaacccaatcactgggtatgtccatatttaacccaatatatatatatatagaaacaatatatatcacaatacaaTATTTACAGTAAGTGGTTTATTACATCATTCACAGTCCTTCATGGGAGTGAGAGGCTGATAAAGAATTATTTGGCGTGATTTGCTTGTTTCACCAGAGAAtctgctgttaaacatgattatttaaaaagtaagcTGAATTAAAGCGCGCTGgtggcttcaacaaaagcatatgTACCATCCATAACAACCTCATAGCAGTTAGGTTATCTTTGAAATTCCCttctggagaaaatgaatgtgatttttactGTTTATCCTGTTTCATTCAGAAATATGTAACGTTACAGAAGTAAAACTAGTTGACATGTTGACTTCATAATGTTCTTTTTAGATTAATATAACCTGGACCTGGACTTTATGAGTCATGAAAATATTCttgataaaacaataaacagatttgtttaataaaaaagatcagatcagatcagatgaAACCCACCTGTCTTCTTCTTTCTACCCAGCATGGAGTACGATGGCGTACCATCTTTGCCAAAGCGTGTCATTTTGGCATCTACATGATACTGCGGTCCTGGACTGGAATCCACTGACACCACTATTGAAAAACAGCATTATGGGAAAACAAGCAGAATTTACTAATTTATATTTGGTAGACACGCAAAGCAACATGAATTTAATTAGGCTCAAGCGTTCCTCGCAGCGCTCTACTGTTCGAAATgctttttaacattaattaaaatggaTCAAAATCAAGCATATGGATTTTATTAGCTTAATACGCCAGAGAAAtcacatttatcattttattgcaTGCTGTtgtttgtgatataaagtccaGATGTGTATTAATACTTTGATCAAACTGGGTGTTCTCAACCCGCTCCAGTCCCTTCCAAACAAGTGTTACATGTCACTAATTAGGCGTGTAAGTGTGTGCCTGAGTGTAAATCCACCTACTATTTCAGTACGGCGCTGGAGACACTAATTAATCTATAAAATTATCAGTCCATACAAGTGTCATGttgatatatatgtattttctgCACGAACAAGCATGTTAAAAGCATTCTCGAGTGATTAAACCTAGCATTAGTTGAGTGGATCATGTCATCTGTCAGCGTGAGAAGTGTCTGATTTCATGTCGTGTCACTCACTGTTGCTGCTCATGCGGCTGTGGAAGGAATAGGCCGGGCTGCTGGGTTTGGTGTAGTCGTGGTTTATGTAACCGATAGTGGGCGGAAGAGCGTAACGCCCGGGACCGGGTCCTGCaggaacacacaaaaacaagctGTGGAGAGCCTTTTAGGGTTACGCTTTATTTCAAGGTGACATagttactcaaataagtactgagtaataataattaactgcatgtacttactatagagttacgcttagggttagttacttgtaattatgcataatttactgttattactttAGTGAGTACATGTAACTAGGGCTGTTAAAATTAACACAGCTCAAAAGGGAACTACTAcacaaaatta
Encoded here:
- the LOC127524706 gene encoding interleukin-27 subunit beta → MCLIYIFGVLAITSGVFSQEDTTTVLPEVREVFVAVGSSVKIPCADGEGKGVEWRFNSSVLVSSPVLSIQNTSLKDRGFYTCHLPNGNLIQTVSLNVGYPPSPPNVHCWSPSYPKRAICSWTLTPDPILPTHYITTYRSFSEPLSSARQCQKWAAGDRQCTLEELEIFAREPSLLNITAVNALGSTTYVWPFIFEQIVKPDPPVNVSVMVMPGRKLSVQWAPPPTWPDPVNFLLKYTVKFHWGKPEMARTLGPYESNKMILSGLVAGRTYYIQISAKDFLDDGRSSDWSAPIRATIPIN
- the LOC127524731 gene encoding outer dense fiber protein 3-like, translated to MTRFGKDGTPSYSMLGRKKKTAGSFQTPGPGAYSPEKAPPLNFHHRPPSYTMAFRTRYRSVDPVPAPNSYTLPNLFGSHVPNKSSSASFSMSARRTAGGPSEDLSMTPGPGRYNSTDPSVYLNRQPSFSMQSRHNIPIDAMRKPGPGTHSPEKVTAHLPRAPSFSLGVRHSEFVTPLIVDVLD